In a single window of the Amycolatopsis sp. cg5 genome:
- a CDS encoding amino acid deaminase, whose amino-acid sequence MNQPADACTLDSAALAAIREEPLGWNFRASAPALAGLSLDKAAEQRLDLFDGGFFGPFVVLDADALEHNLTTMARWCASRGVQLAPHGKTTMAPQLYQRQAELGSWAITAANAGQVRVYRAFGVSRILLANQLVDPAGLRWVSAELDRDPGFEFSCWVDSVRGVELMTEALKGAQRQVDVILELGADGGRTGARDTETALAIAEAVHASPALRLIGTGGYEGALSHDTDDKALALIHSYVDGLRELAISLHAKGLITGQVVVTAGGSAYFDQVADALTSGWPEGVDVLPVLRSGAYLTHDDGFYRGISPLGEHPRITDSAPFRPALRAWAQVTSNPSKNLALLTIGKRDASFDEGLPEPQLLRQDGEISELTGHEITKLNDQHAFLALPEDSPVRVGDWIGLGLSHPCTVFDKWPLLPVVDGTTVVDFVRTYF is encoded by the coding sequence ATGAATCAGCCTGCGGACGCTTGCACTCTCGACTCTGCCGCGTTGGCGGCGATCCGAGAAGAGCCTCTCGGCTGGAATTTCCGTGCCAGCGCGCCGGCGCTGGCCGGGTTGTCGCTGGACAAGGCCGCCGAGCAACGGCTCGACCTGTTCGACGGCGGCTTCTTCGGTCCCTTCGTCGTGCTCGACGCCGACGCGCTGGAGCACAACCTCACCACGATGGCGCGCTGGTGCGCGTCGCGTGGTGTGCAGCTCGCGCCACACGGCAAGACGACCATGGCGCCTCAGCTCTATCAGCGCCAAGCCGAACTCGGCTCGTGGGCGATCACCGCGGCCAACGCCGGTCAGGTGCGCGTCTACCGCGCGTTCGGGGTGTCCCGGATCCTGCTGGCGAACCAGCTCGTCGACCCTGCGGGCCTGCGCTGGGTGTCCGCGGAACTCGACCGCGACCCCGGCTTCGAGTTCAGCTGCTGGGTCGACTCGGTCCGCGGCGTCGAGCTGATGACCGAAGCCCTGAAGGGCGCTCAGCGCCAGGTCGACGTCATCCTGGAACTCGGCGCCGACGGCGGCCGGACCGGCGCACGGGACACCGAGACCGCGCTCGCCATCGCCGAGGCCGTGCACGCGAGCCCCGCGCTGCGCCTGATCGGCACCGGCGGTTACGAAGGTGCGCTCTCGCACGACACCGACGACAAGGCGCTCGCGCTCATCCACTCCTATGTGGACGGACTGCGTGAGCTCGCGATCTCCTTGCACGCCAAGGGTCTCATCACCGGGCAGGTGGTCGTCACCGCGGGCGGCAGCGCGTACTTCGACCAGGTCGCCGACGCGCTGACCAGCGGCTGGCCCGAGGGCGTCGACGTGCTCCCGGTGCTGCGCAGCGGCGCCTACCTCACGCACGACGACGGCTTCTACCGCGGCATCTCGCCGCTCGGCGAGCACCCGCGCATCACCGACAGCGCGCCCTTCCGCCCGGCGCTGCGCGCGTGGGCGCAGGTCACGTCCAACCCCTCGAAGAACCTCGCGCTGCTGACCATCGGCAAGCGCGACGCGTCCTTCGACGAAGGCCTGCCCGAGCCGCAGCTGCTGCGCCAGGACGGCGAGATCAGCGAGCTGACCGGCCACGAGATCACCAAGCTCAACGATCAGCACGCGTTCCTCGCGCTACCCGAGGACTCGCCGGTCAGGGTCGGTGACTGGATCGGGCTCGGGCTGTCCCATCCGTGCACGGTGTTCGACAAGTGGCCGCTGCTGCCCGTGGTCGACGGCACCACCGTGGTCGACTTCGTCAGGACGTACTTCTGA
- a CDS encoding carbohydrate ABC transporter permease has protein sequence MATDQLTRPAPVATDRKPVRKRGDGRAAAWYLAPAAILLGALLLYPIYQLVLISFYDYGQPQAAGRAPLKFLGFANYLDLFENTQFWTVLGKTLGFAGTCVVGSLLVGTALAVLATRVRAFPRMLLFLAALAAWATPAMAGSYVWLFLFDADFGLVNEILVGIGFDGMAHHSWTFGTVSTFGLVAAEVIWCSFPFVMVTMYAGIQAIPTEVLEASSLDGASWLRTTRSVIVPMLRPLLMIATIQSIIWDFKVFTQIYVMTNGGGVAGRNLVLNVYAYQQAFAGSQYGLGAAIGVVMTLLLLSITGLYVRSQRRSDAWL, from the coding sequence ATGGCCACCGATCAACTGACGCGTCCCGCCCCCGTGGCCACTGACCGGAAGCCGGTCAGGAAGCGCGGGGACGGGCGCGCCGCCGCCTGGTACCTCGCACCCGCGGCGATTCTCTTGGGCGCGCTGCTGCTGTATCCGATCTACCAGCTCGTCCTGATCTCGTTCTACGACTACGGCCAGCCGCAGGCGGCGGGCCGCGCGCCGTTGAAGTTCCTGGGGTTCGCCAACTACCTGGACCTGTTCGAGAACACGCAGTTCTGGACGGTGCTCGGCAAGACGCTCGGTTTCGCCGGCACCTGTGTCGTCGGCAGCCTGCTGGTCGGCACCGCGCTGGCCGTGCTGGCGACCCGGGTGCGCGCCTTCCCCCGGATGCTGCTCTTCCTGGCCGCGCTGGCGGCATGGGCGACGCCCGCGATGGCGGGCTCGTACGTCTGGCTGTTCCTGTTCGACGCCGATTTCGGCCTGGTGAACGAGATACTGGTCGGCATCGGCTTCGACGGGATGGCACACCACTCGTGGACCTTCGGCACGGTCAGCACGTTCGGGCTGGTCGCGGCCGAGGTCATCTGGTGCTCGTTCCCGTTCGTCATGGTGACGATGTACGCGGGGATACAGGCGATTCCCACCGAGGTGCTGGAAGCGTCCTCTTTGGACGGCGCGTCGTGGCTGCGCACCACGCGGTCGGTGATCGTGCCGATGCTGCGGCCGCTGCTGATGATCGCGACCATCCAGTCGATCATCTGGGACTTCAAGGTGTTCACCCAGATCTACGTGATGACCAACGGCGGCGGCGTCGCCGGGCGCAACCTCGTGCTCAACGTCTACGCCTACCAGCAGGCGTTCGCCGGCTCGCAGTACGGGCTCGGCGCGGCGATCGGGGTCGTCATGACGCTGCTCCTGCTGTCGATCACCGGGCTGTACGTCCGGTCGCAACGCAGGAGCGACGCATGGCTCTAG
- a CDS encoding 1-aminocyclopropane-1-carboxylate deaminase, whose amino-acid sequence MIDFARYPLLIGPSPVHPLDRLTAHLGGARVWAKREDLNSGLAFGGNKTRKLEYLLAEALGQGADTLISIGGVQSNHTRQVAAAAARAGLKAVLVQESWVDWNDPLYDRVGNIQLSRILGADIRMVNAGFGISFKESWENAVKEIEAAGGKPYAIPAGGSDHRLGGLGFANWIVELEAQERELGVFFDTIVVCSVTGGTQAGMIAGTALTGKSRRVIGIDASAKPAETRDQVTRIARATATLIGAPEPAETELDERYHAGIYGIPDESTVDAIHTAARFEGMITDPVYEGKSMAGLIDLVTRGEIPRDSNVLYAHLGGQPAINGYTSVLGS is encoded by the coding sequence ATGATCGACTTCGCCCGCTACCCGCTGCTGATCGGCCCCTCCCCCGTTCACCCGCTCGACCGGCTCACCGCCCATCTCGGCGGCGCCCGCGTCTGGGCGAAGCGCGAGGACCTCAACTCCGGGCTGGCCTTCGGCGGCAACAAGACCCGCAAGCTCGAATACCTGCTCGCCGAGGCGCTCGGCCAGGGCGCCGACACCCTCATCTCGATCGGCGGCGTCCAGTCCAACCACACCCGCCAGGTCGCCGCGGCCGCCGCCCGCGCCGGCCTGAAGGCCGTGCTCGTGCAGGAAAGCTGGGTCGACTGGAACGACCCGCTCTACGACCGCGTCGGCAACATCCAGCTTTCGCGGATACTCGGCGCCGACATCAGGATGGTGAACGCGGGCTTCGGCATCAGCTTCAAGGAGAGCTGGGAGAACGCGGTCAAGGAGATCGAAGCCGCGGGCGGCAAGCCGTACGCCATTCCGGCGGGCGGCTCCGACCATCGCCTCGGCGGACTCGGTTTCGCCAACTGGATCGTCGAACTCGAGGCGCAGGAACGAGAACTCGGCGTCTTCTTCGACACCATCGTGGTCTGTTCGGTCACCGGCGGCACCCAGGCGGGCATGATCGCGGGCACCGCGCTGACCGGCAAATCCCGCCGCGTCATCGGCATCGACGCCTCGGCCAAGCCGGCCGAGACACGCGACCAGGTCACCCGCATCGCCCGCGCCACCGCCACACTGATCGGCGCGCCCGAGCCCGCCGAGACCGAACTCGACGAGCGCTACCACGCGGGCATCTACGGCATCCCCGACGAGTCCACAGTGGACGCCATCCACACCGCGGCCCGCTTCGAGGGGATGATCACCGACCCGGTCTACGAGGGCAAGTCGATGGCAGGCCTCATCGACCTCGTCACCCGAGGCGAGATCCCGCGCGACTCGAACGTGCTCTACGCCCACCTCGGCGGCCAGCCCGCGATCAACGGCTACACCTCAGTACTGGGGTCGTGA
- a CDS encoding extracellular solute-binding protein — translation MRIRRTLAGLAVVGLAAGCAPTQSAPAAGGDEKTGTVRVWLFDEANRAPKEATVKEAIAEFKAAHAGVEVDVQWIPVEGRADKFSGAFNDPSNAPDVAEYGNTDAASYVETGALTDLSGDLQSWKEGADLVPSVLDTAKVGGKAYGLPWFTGVRALYYRTDIFTELGLTPPKTMAELADTARQIRAKKPDLYGISVGGKYIYAIMPYLWAAGGELAKQDGPRWTSALNSEASKTGLTNYASLLKADICPPEQCANLTGTQSITAFAGGKAGMSIGGDFNRKAVDAGAVKGKYAVVPLPGTTAGKIAPAFAGGNLLGVFNASKRRGLGVEFIQLLGGAKYQAKMYQGMGNLPTLASVQKQVSESDPFLKPFVETVKAGTKFVPVTPSWARIDAQNILPTAVQQIATGGQPVDTALNDAADKMNKAFGS, via the coding sequence ATGAGAATCCGACGCACCCTCGCCGGGCTCGCCGTAGTGGGGCTCGCCGCCGGTTGCGCCCCGACCCAGTCGGCTCCGGCCGCCGGTGGGGACGAAAAGACCGGCACGGTGCGGGTCTGGCTGTTCGACGAGGCCAACCGGGCGCCGAAGGAGGCGACGGTCAAGGAGGCCATCGCCGAGTTCAAGGCCGCGCACGCCGGTGTGGAGGTCGACGTGCAGTGGATCCCCGTCGAGGGGCGTGCGGACAAGTTCTCCGGCGCGTTCAACGATCCGTCCAACGCACCCGACGTCGCGGAGTACGGCAACACCGACGCCGCGAGCTACGTCGAGACCGGCGCGCTCACCGACCTGAGCGGCGATCTGCAGAGCTGGAAGGAGGGCGCCGACCTGGTGCCGTCCGTGCTCGATACGGCCAAGGTCGGCGGCAAGGCGTACGGCCTGCCGTGGTTCACCGGCGTCCGCGCGCTGTACTACCGCACCGACATCTTCACCGAGCTGGGTCTCACCCCGCCGAAGACGATGGCGGAGCTGGCCGACACCGCGCGTCAGATCCGGGCCAAGAAGCCGGATCTGTACGGCATTTCCGTCGGCGGCAAGTACATCTACGCGATCATGCCGTACCTGTGGGCCGCCGGTGGCGAACTGGCCAAACAGGACGGTCCACGATGGACGTCCGCGTTGAACAGTGAGGCCTCGAAGACCGGTCTCACCAACTACGCGTCGCTGCTGAAGGCGGACATCTGCCCGCCGGAGCAGTGCGCCAACCTCACCGGCACGCAGAGCATCACGGCGTTCGCGGGCGGCAAGGCGGGTATGTCGATCGGCGGTGACTTCAACCGCAAGGCGGTCGACGCGGGCGCGGTGAAGGGCAAGTACGCGGTCGTTCCGCTGCCCGGCACCACCGCTGGCAAGATCGCGCCGGCGTTCGCGGGCGGCAACCTGCTCGGCGTGTTCAACGCCAGCAAGCGCCGCGGCCTCGGCGTCGAGTTCATCCAGCTGCTCGGCGGGGCCAAGTACCAGGCGAAGATGTACCAGGGCATGGGCAACCTGCCCACGCTCGCCTCGGTGCAGAAGCAGGTCTCGGAGAGCGACCCGTTCCTCAAGCCGTTCGTCGAGACGGTCAAGGCGGGCACCAAGTTCGTGCCGGTCACGCCGTCGTGGGCGCGGATCGACGCGCAGAACATCCTGCCGACCGCGGTGCAGCAGATCGCGACCGGCGGCCAGCCGGTGGACACCGCGCTCAACGACGCCGCCGACAAGATGAACAAGGCGTTCGGTTCCTGA
- a CDS encoding amidohydrolase family protein, translated as MDIVFRGASVADGTGDPITTQDVGVTDGLVAGIADPGSLTGARVIDADGLVLSPGFIDMHSHSDLQVLAQPDHLAKVSQGVTSEVLGQDGLSYAPVDDSTLEGLRQQLAGWNDDPAGFDWNWRSVGEYLDRLDQGIAVNAAYLVPQGSVRMLAVGWDDRPATDGELVKMKELVAQGLAEGAMGMSSGLTYTPGMYASTQELIDLCEVVGQGGGFYSPHHRSYGKGALEAFAEMVDVSRRSGCPLHLAHATMNFSVNKGKAGLLLDLLDEALDDGCDISLDTYPYLPGATYLSALLPSWATEGGLEPTLARLSDVDTRERIRAEIEETGSDGAHGVPIDWDSIEINGVRNQRNDHLVGHSVEVSAKAAGTTPSTLYFDTLLDERLGTSCLMHVGHEENVQAIMRHRTHTGGSDGLLVGSRPHPRAWGTFPRYLARYVRELGVLGLAECVSHLTGRAARRLRLTDRGLIKPGYAADLVLFDPETVRDTATFDDPRQQAEGIPYVFVNGVAAIDDGRPTGALAGHSLRNPGRDQC; from the coding sequence ATGGACATCGTCTTCCGAGGAGCCTCGGTCGCCGACGGCACCGGCGACCCGATCACCACCCAGGACGTCGGCGTCACCGACGGCCTGGTCGCGGGCATCGCGGACCCGGGCTCGCTGACGGGCGCCCGTGTGATCGACGCGGACGGCCTCGTCCTCTCGCCTGGGTTCATCGACATGCATTCGCACTCCGACCTGCAGGTCCTCGCGCAGCCGGATCATCTGGCGAAGGTGTCGCAGGGCGTCACGAGCGAGGTGCTCGGCCAGGACGGCCTGTCCTACGCGCCGGTCGACGACAGCACGCTCGAAGGCCTGCGCCAGCAGCTCGCAGGCTGGAACGACGACCCGGCCGGGTTCGACTGGAACTGGCGCTCGGTCGGCGAGTACCTCGACCGGCTCGATCAGGGCATCGCGGTCAACGCGGCGTACCTCGTCCCGCAGGGCTCCGTCCGGATGCTCGCCGTCGGCTGGGACGACCGCCCGGCCACCGACGGTGAGCTGGTCAAGATGAAGGAGCTGGTCGCGCAGGGCCTGGCCGAGGGCGCGATGGGCATGTCGTCCGGCCTGACCTACACGCCGGGGATGTACGCGTCGACCCAGGAGCTGATCGACCTGTGCGAGGTCGTCGGCCAGGGCGGCGGCTTCTACAGCCCGCATCACCGCAGCTACGGCAAGGGCGCGCTGGAGGCGTTCGCCGAGATGGTCGACGTCTCGCGCCGCTCCGGCTGCCCGCTGCACCTCGCGCACGCGACCATGAACTTCTCGGTGAACAAAGGGAAAGCTGGCCTGCTGCTCGACCTGCTCGACGAGGCGCTCGACGACGGCTGCGACATCTCGCTCGACACCTATCCGTACCTGCCTGGCGCGACCTACCTGTCCGCGCTGCTGCCCAGCTGGGCCACGGAAGGCGGGCTGGAGCCGACGCTGGCACGATTGTCCGATGTGGACACCCGGGAGCGGATCCGCGCCGAGATCGAGGAGACCGGCTCCGACGGCGCGCACGGCGTGCCGATCGACTGGGACAGCATCGAGATCAACGGCGTCCGCAATCAGCGCAACGACCACCTCGTCGGCCATTCGGTCGAGGTGTCCGCAAAGGCCGCGGGCACCACACCGTCCACTTTGTACTTCGACACGCTGCTCGACGAGCGGCTCGGCACGAGCTGCCTGATGCACGTCGGGCACGAGGAGAACGTCCAGGCGATCATGCGCCACCGGACGCACACCGGCGGCAGCGACGGGCTGCTGGTCGGCAGCAGGCCGCACCCGCGCGCCTGGGGCACGTTCCCGCGCTACCTCGCGCGGTACGTCCGTGAGCTGGGCGTGCTCGGCCTGGCCGAGTGCGTCTCGCATCTGACCGGGCGCGCCGCGCGCCGGTTGCGACTGACCGACCGCGGGCTGATCAAGCCGGGCTACGCGGCCGACCTGGTGTTGTTCGACCCGGAGACCGTCCGGGACACCGCCACTTTCGACGACCCGAGGCAGCAGGCCGAAGGTATCCCCTATGTCTTCGTCAACGGCGTCGCCGCGATCGACGACGGCCGCCCGACCGGTGCGCTGGCCGGGCATTCGTTAAGGAATCCCGGGAGGGATCAATGCTGA
- a CDS encoding sugar kinase, with protein MASAVLCIGESMALFVPAESGPPDRVRTWKRTIGGAESNLASHLPGLGLSSAWVSAVGDDPFGRALLAEISAAGVDVSGVYVDPTRPTGLYIKESGSSGSPVRYYRAGSAASGMGPELLEKIDFTGVRAVHLSGITPALSESCHELVRAILAKPKPGTLVSFDVNFRPALWTGRDPSVLRSLAAQADIVLTGDEEAESVWGTGDPARLRELLPSPRTLVVKHGERGVTLLEDDTVLFAPALKVDVVEPVGAGDAFAAGFLAATLRGDDPLTRLRRGHLQAAATLLTHDDVGEPLPGEVITSLLAADDQAWADARLGGA; from the coding sequence GTGGCGAGCGCTGTGCTGTGCATCGGCGAGTCGATGGCGTTGTTCGTCCCCGCGGAGAGTGGCCCACCCGATCGGGTGCGCACTTGGAAGCGGACGATCGGCGGTGCCGAGTCGAACCTGGCGTCGCATCTGCCAGGGCTGGGACTGTCCAGCGCCTGGGTGAGCGCCGTCGGCGACGACCCGTTCGGGCGAGCGCTGCTCGCGGAGATCTCGGCGGCGGGCGTCGACGTGAGCGGGGTGTACGTGGACCCGACCAGGCCGACGGGCCTGTACATCAAGGAAAGCGGTTCCTCCGGGAGCCCGGTGCGGTACTACCGGGCAGGTTCGGCGGCGTCCGGCATGGGCCCCGAGCTGCTGGAGAAGATCGACTTCACCGGCGTCCGCGCGGTGCACCTGTCGGGAATCACCCCCGCCCTGTCGGAAAGCTGCCACGAGCTGGTGCGCGCGATCCTCGCGAAGCCGAAGCCCGGCACGCTGGTCTCGTTCGACGTCAACTTCCGGCCCGCGCTGTGGACCGGCCGTGACCCGAGCGTGCTGCGTTCGCTCGCGGCACAGGCCGACATCGTCCTCACCGGCGACGAAGAAGCCGAAAGCGTGTGGGGGACCGGCGATCCAGCCCGGCTGCGCGAGCTGCTGCCGTCACCGCGCACCCTGGTGGTCAAGCACGGCGAACGCGGCGTCACCCTGCTCGAAGACGACACGGTCCTGTTCGCGCCGGCGCTGAAGGTGGACGTCGTCGAGCCCGTCGGCGCCGGCGACGCCTTCGCGGCCGGCTTCCTGGCGGCCACGTTGCGCGGCGACGACCCGCTGACCCGCCTCCGGCGCGGTCACCTGCAGGCCGCCGCCACCCTGCTCACCCATGACGACGTGGGCGAACCACTACCCGGCGAGGTCATTACGTCGCTGCTCGCGGCCGACGACCAAGCCTGGGCCGACGCAAGGCTGGGTGGAGCATGA
- a CDS encoding RidA family protein, with amino-acid sequence MGKTAITTENAPTPIASFSQGVRKGNLLQVAGQVAFDAATGAIVGDTVTEQTKQTFVNLNAVLEAAGSSFDDVLMVRVYLTDVDHFAEFNKVYDTLVSGVFPARTTVYVGLPAGLLVEIDVLAVLGD; translated from the coding sequence ATGGGCAAGACCGCGATCACCACGGAGAACGCGCCGACCCCCATCGCGTCGTTCTCGCAGGGTGTCCGCAAGGGCAACCTGCTGCAGGTGGCTGGTCAGGTCGCCTTCGACGCGGCCACCGGCGCCATCGTCGGCGACACGGTCACCGAGCAGACCAAGCAGACCTTCGTCAACCTGAACGCCGTGCTCGAAGCCGCCGGCTCCAGCTTCGACGACGTGCTGATGGTCCGCGTCTACCTCACCGACGTCGACCACTTCGCCGAGTTCAACAAGGTCTACGACACCCTGGTGTCCGGGGTCTTCCCCGCCCGCACCACGGTCTACGTCGGCCTCCCGGCAGGCCTTCTGGTCGAGATCGACGTACTCGCCGTCCTCGGCGACTGA
- a CDS encoding IclR family transcriptional regulator, with protein sequence MSQSLDRALTVLTGLAKGPKTLDDLAEEIGVHKSTVLRLLRTLESHHFVRREGTRYYRLGSALFDLANQALEDRDVRRSAQPALSELNARTGHTIHLASYEDGEVVYIDKYEGRHSVRMYSRIGKRAPLHCTAVGKVLVAAMPPERRLQVAEAIDYVRLTPNTIANASDYLVELAHVSDRGYAVDNAEHEDFIHCIAAPIRGARGEVLAAASMSVPKVLLDYDGLMGLVPELVAAAAEASVHSGWTGNMERGK encoded by the coding sequence ATGAGCCAGAGCCTGGACCGCGCGCTCACCGTGCTCACGGGGCTCGCGAAGGGCCCGAAGACCCTCGACGACCTCGCCGAAGAGATCGGCGTGCACAAGTCGACCGTGCTGAGGCTGCTGCGCACCCTCGAGTCGCATCACTTCGTGCGCCGCGAGGGCACCCGCTACTACCGGCTGGGCAGCGCGCTGTTCGACCTCGCCAACCAGGCACTCGAAGACCGCGACGTCCGCCGGTCCGCACAGCCCGCGTTGTCGGAACTCAACGCCCGCACCGGGCACACGATCCACCTCGCGTCCTATGAGGACGGTGAGGTGGTCTACATCGACAAGTACGAGGGCCGCCACTCGGTCCGCATGTACTCCCGCATCGGCAAGCGCGCCCCGCTGCACTGCACGGCCGTCGGCAAGGTACTGGTCGCCGCGATGCCACCGGAGCGCCGCCTCCAGGTCGCCGAGGCCATCGACTACGTCCGCCTCACGCCGAACACCATCGCCAACGCGTCGGACTACCTCGTCGAGCTGGCCCACGTGTCCGACCGCGGCTACGCGGTCGACAACGCCGAGCACGAGGACTTCATCCACTGCATCGCCGCCCCCATCCGCGGCGCCCGGGGTGAGGTGCTCGCGGCGGCCTCGATGTCGGTGCCCAAGGTGCTGCTCGACTACGACGGCCTGATGGGCCTCGTCCCGGAACTGGTCGCAGCCGCGGCCGAAGCTTCCGTCCACAGTGGATGGACGGGAAACATGGAAAGGGGAAAGTAA
- a CDS encoding lactonase family protein, whose protein sequence is MTGLNRRTFLGAVGAAGIASVVGAKVAGATGPQVYGSGAIYISSYTDKGHGLDVGHRTGTDPAIKVDRTISGVNAASWFDISADKKTLYVTNEDDSNGTISAFSLADPTKPKLINKKSTKGKGPTHLVVHSSQKYVLGANYTSGDVVVLPILSGGKLGDATDLVKHKGAERAANAHQVVNDPTGRWVLSVDLGADSVYVYSLDVSTGKLKLNQQLKLPSGAGPRHLAFSRDGKYAYILGELRAEVTVAAWDAATGKLTPGQVVAAVPPGTPGEQYPGEIITSSDGKFVYASVRGSDTIASFSISDGGKTLKLISNVKVGGVYPRHITLDPAEQWFYVSSDTSGTLSWLPRDPATGLPGAVKGKLSIPQVNSVRFF, encoded by the coding sequence ATGACTGGGCTCAACCGTCGTACCTTCCTAGGCGCGGTAGGCGCCGCCGGAATCGCCAGTGTCGTCGGGGCCAAGGTCGCGGGCGCGACCGGGCCGCAGGTCTACGGGAGCGGCGCCATCTACATCAGCAGCTACACCGACAAGGGCCACGGGCTCGACGTCGGGCACCGCACCGGCACCGACCCGGCGATCAAGGTGGACCGGACCATCTCCGGGGTGAACGCCGCTTCGTGGTTCGACATCAGCGCCGACAAGAAGACGCTGTACGTCACCAACGAGGACGACAGCAACGGCACGATCTCCGCGTTCAGCCTGGCCGACCCGACGAAGCCGAAGCTGATCAACAAGAAGTCGACCAAGGGCAAGGGCCCGACGCACCTGGTCGTGCACTCCAGCCAGAAGTACGTGCTCGGCGCGAACTACACCAGCGGCGACGTCGTCGTGCTGCCGATCCTCTCGGGCGGCAAGCTCGGCGACGCCACCGACCTGGTCAAGCACAAGGGCGCCGAGCGGGCCGCGAACGCGCACCAGGTGGTCAACGACCCGACCGGCCGCTGGGTGCTGAGCGTCGACCTCGGCGCCGACTCGGTCTACGTCTATTCGCTCGACGTGTCCACCGGCAAGCTCAAGCTGAACCAGCAGCTCAAGCTGCCTTCGGGCGCCGGCCCCCGCCACCTGGCGTTCAGCAGGGACGGCAAGTACGCCTACATCCTCGGCGAGCTCCGCGCCGAGGTCACGGTCGCGGCGTGGGACGCGGCCACCGGCAAGCTCACCCCGGGCCAGGTCGTCGCGGCCGTCCCGCCGGGCACCCCCGGCGAGCAGTACCCCGGCGAGATCATCACCTCGTCCGACGGCAAGTTCGTCTACGCGTCGGTGCGCGGCTCGGACACGATCGCGAGCTTCTCGATCTCCGACGGCGGCAAGACGCTGAAGCTGATCAGCAACGTCAAGGTCGGCGGCGTGTACCCGCGGCACATCACGCTCGACCCCGCCGAGCAGTGGTTCTACGTCTCGTCAGACACCTCGGGCACGCTCAGCTGGCTCCCGCGTGACCCGGCGACCGGCCTGCCGGGCGCGGTCAAGGGCAAGCTGTCCATCCCCCAGGTGAACTCGGTGCGCTTCTTCTAA
- a CDS encoding GntP family permease: protein MLNWLQHSTGGLLTLAAVSIALLLFMIIRWKVEPFIALIVVGLLTALAAGVPVGTLVGSAQKASDSLLEKGFGGILGHITAIIGLGTLLGSILEKSGGARVLTTALLRAFGEKRAPLAMGIAGLIFGIPVFFDIGIFVLAPLVYVAAKQGGKSLVLYALPLLAGLSVTHAFLPPHPGPVAAAGLLHVELGWIILMGAVCAIPAWFIGGVLYSSWVGKRLHIEVPEEMLVADESEEDTNAPSLKLVAGIIAVPLVLILAGTFGSIWLPKSNKTLTGIAAFIGTPAVALTISTLLASWLLGLRRGMTGKDLNELSAKALRPVAMILLVVGAGAFFGAVLSATGIGGAVAGSLKNAGLPVILAAYVISCGMRIAQGSATVAIVTTSGIIAPTVASLGYSQVQLALLVVAISAGSIIASHVNDGGFWIVSRYFNMSVPETLKTWTVLETVLSISGFAVAALLMAVV, encoded by the coding sequence ATGCTGAACTGGCTCCAACACTCCACCGGCGGGCTGCTGACGCTGGCCGCCGTCTCGATCGCGTTGCTGCTCTTCATGATCATCCGATGGAAGGTCGAGCCCTTCATCGCGCTGATCGTGGTCGGCCTGCTCACCGCGCTGGCCGCGGGCGTGCCGGTCGGGACCCTCGTCGGCTCGGCACAGAAGGCCTCGGATTCCTTGCTGGAAAAGGGTTTCGGCGGCATTCTCGGCCACATCACGGCCATCATCGGCCTCGGCACGCTGCTCGGGTCCATTCTGGAGAAGTCCGGCGGCGCCCGCGTGCTCACCACCGCGCTGCTGCGCGCGTTCGGTGAGAAGCGCGCACCGCTGGCGATGGGCATCGCCGGTCTGATCTTCGGCATCCCGGTCTTCTTCGACATCGGCATCTTCGTGCTCGCGCCGCTGGTCTACGTCGCGGCCAAGCAGGGCGGCAAGTCGCTCGTGCTGTACGCGCTGCCGTTGCTGGCCGGCCTTTCCGTGACGCACGCGTTCCTCCCGCCGCACCCCGGCCCGGTGGCCGCGGCCGGTCTGCTGCACGTGGAACTCGGCTGGATCATCCTGATGGGCGCGGTCTGCGCGATCCCGGCGTGGTTCATCGGCGGCGTGCTGTACTCGTCCTGGGTCGGCAAGCGCCTGCACATCGAGGTCCCGGAAGAGATGCTCGTCGCCGACGAGTCCGAAGAGGACACGAACGCGCCTTCGCTCAAGCTGGTCGCCGGGATCATCGCGGTCCCGCTGGTGCTCATCCTGGCAGGCACGTTCGGCAGCATCTGGCTGCCCAAGTCCAACAAGACGCTGACCGGCATCGCCGCGTTCATCGGCACCCCGGCCGTCGCACTGACCATATCGACGCTGCTCGCTTCGTGGCTACTCGGTCTACGTCGTGGGATGACGGGCAAGGACCTGAACGAACTGTCGGCGAAGGCGTTGCGCCCGGTCGCGATGATCCTGCTCGTGGTCGGCGCCGGCGCTTTCTTCGGCGCGGTGCTCTCTGCCACCGGAATCGGCGGCGCGGTGGCCGGTTCGCTGAAGAACGCGGGGCTGCCGGTCATTCTTGCCGCATATGTGATCAGCTGCGGGATGAGGATTGCACAAGGTTCGGCAACGGTGGCCATCGTCACCACCAGCGGCATCATCGCGCCGACCGTCGCCTCGCTCGGATATTCCCAGGTACAGCTGGCTTTGCTGGTCGTCGCGATCTCCGCGGGTTCGATCATCGCGTCCCATGTCAACGATGGCGGATTCTGGATCGTTTCCCGGTACTTCAACATGTCCGTGCCGGAAACCCTGAAAACCTGGACGGTTTTGGAAACAGTCCTTTCCATTTCGGGTTTCGCCGTGGCAGCATTGTTGATGGCAGTGGTCTAA